From Citricoccus sp. SGAir0253, a single genomic window includes:
- a CDS encoding NADPH-dependent F420 reductase, whose translation MTSPVIPPRTIGVLGAGRVGTAVARQSLWAGYEVSIATAKPAAELAMIADIITPGARAVEAAEAAAADLVVLAVPMHRFHTLDAEALAGRTVVDTMNYWAPVDGRIAALEADPRSTSEVVQDFLAASRVVKTLNHLGYRDLEALARPADHPDRRALALAGDDATARAAVGVFLDRLGYDPVDAGPLAAGRAFEPDTTIFATSHPADRMRALLRETCAVAVT comes from the coding sequence GTGACCTCACCCGTGATCCCGCCCCGCACCATCGGCGTCCTGGGCGCCGGCCGCGTCGGGACGGCCGTGGCCCGGCAGTCGCTCTGGGCCGGGTACGAGGTCTCGATCGCCACCGCCAAGCCGGCCGCGGAGCTCGCGATGATCGCGGACATCATCACCCCCGGCGCCCGCGCCGTGGAGGCGGCGGAGGCCGCGGCAGCGGACCTCGTCGTCCTCGCCGTGCCGATGCACCGGTTCCACACCCTGGACGCCGAGGCCCTGGCCGGGCGCACCGTCGTGGACACCATGAACTACTGGGCGCCCGTCGACGGGCGGATCGCGGCCCTCGAGGCCGACCCGCGCTCCACCTCCGAGGTGGTGCAGGACTTCCTCGCCGCCTCCCGCGTGGTGAAGACGCTGAATCACTTGGGCTACCGGGACCTCGAGGCCCTCGCCCGCCCCGCGGACCACCCGGACCGGCGCGCGCTGGCCCTGGCCGGCGACGACGCGACGGCCCGGGCCGCCGTCGGGGTGTTCCTGGACCGCCTCGGCTACGACCCCGTGGACGCCGGGCCGCTCGCGGCCGGCCGCGCGTTCGAGCCGGACACCACTATCTTCGCCACCTCGCACCCGGCCGACCGGATGCGGGCGCTGCTCCGCGAGACCTGTGCCGTCGCCGTCACCTGA